One stretch of Micromonospora cremea DNA includes these proteins:
- a CDS encoding MBL fold metallo-hydrolase: MRITRFTHSCVRVEHDGGVLVVDPGTWSEPRALVGADAVLVTHEHTDHVDVLRLAGLGVPVYAPQGARLPDLAPLPVTRVHAGQRFTAAGITVTAYGGRHAAIHEGQPDCANLGYLIGDGLYHPGDALHVPDEPVRTLLVPAQGSWLRLDEAIRFAREVGAERAYPIHDAQLNERGLASVAGWFAETIPGYRHLVPGDTA, translated from the coding sequence ATGCGGATCACCCGGTTCACCCACTCCTGCGTCCGCGTCGAGCACGACGGCGGGGTGTTGGTCGTCGACCCGGGCACGTGGAGCGAACCGCGCGCCCTGGTCGGCGCGGACGCCGTCCTCGTCACCCACGAGCACACCGACCACGTGGACGTGCTGCGGCTGGCCGGCCTGGGCGTCCCGGTGTACGCCCCACAGGGCGCCCGGCTGCCCGATCTCGCCCCGCTGCCGGTGACCCGGGTCCACGCCGGGCAGCGCTTCACCGCGGCGGGCATCACGGTCACCGCCTACGGCGGCCGGCACGCCGCCATCCACGAGGGTCAGCCGGACTGTGCCAATCTCGGCTACCTGATCGGCGACGGGCTCTACCACCCGGGCGACGCGCTGCACGTGCCGGACGAGCCGGTGCGCACGCTGCTGGTCCCGGCGCAGGGGTCCTGGCTGCGCCTCGACGAGGCGATCCGGTTCGCCCGGGAGGTGGGCGCCGAACGGGCGTACCCGATCCACGACGCGCAGCTCAACGAGCGCGGCCTGGCCAGCGTCGCCGGCTGGTTCGCTGAGACGATTCCCGGCTACCGTCACCTCGTCCCCGGCGACACCGCCTGA
- a CDS encoding B3/B4 domain-containing protein, translating into MQFEHSAQLRAAYPDLVAGVVRATGITATADVAQRTASHLAGARERLAGGAESGFPEIQAWRRAYAAMGLRPTRYRCAAEALLRRLRLDGDLPRLHPLVDLCNAVSAAYAIPVAVLDLDRVDGDLVVRPARGDEEYLTFAGDTEHPDPGEVTFVDASGRAHARRWTNRQSGWSAVREGTSSVLIVAEALHSGAEADVTRLVAALLAELADGWSAATRAAVLTAAAPRFDVTAAGGAVTAAGGASTRSAGQAVSPGTR; encoded by the coding sequence GTGCAGTTCGAGCATTCCGCGCAACTCCGTGCCGCGTACCCCGATCTCGTCGCCGGCGTGGTGCGAGCCACCGGGATCACCGCCACGGCCGACGTGGCGCAGCGGACCGCCAGCCATCTCGCCGGCGCCCGTGAGCGGTTGGCCGGCGGCGCCGAGAGCGGGTTCCCGGAGATCCAGGCGTGGCGGCGGGCGTACGCGGCCATGGGGCTGCGACCCACCCGGTACCGGTGCGCGGCGGAGGCGCTGTTGCGCCGGTTGCGCCTGGACGGCGACCTGCCCCGGCTGCACCCCCTGGTCGACCTCTGCAACGCCGTCTCGGCCGCGTACGCGATCCCGGTCGCGGTGCTCGACCTGGACCGGGTCGACGGCGACCTGGTGGTGCGGCCGGCCCGGGGCGACGAGGAGTACCTGACCTTCGCCGGCGACACCGAGCACCCCGACCCGGGTGAGGTGACCTTCGTGGACGCCTCCGGCCGTGCCCACGCCCGACGCTGGACGAACCGGCAGAGCGGCTGGTCGGCCGTGCGGGAGGGCACCTCGTCCGTGCTGATCGTCGCCGAGGCGCTGCACTCCGGCGCCGAGGCGGACGTGACCCGACTGGTCGCGGCGCTGCTGGCGGAGCTGGCCGACGGGTGGTCCGCAGCGACCCGGGCCGCCGTGCTCACCGCCGCCGCACCTCGGTTCGACGTGACGGCCGCCGGTGGCGCGGTGACGGCCGCCGGTGGCGCCTCGACTCGCTCGGCCGGTCAGGCGGTGTCGCCGGGGACGAGGTGA
- a CDS encoding LysE family translocator: protein MTIPFLVTTLIVVVTPGTGVFFTLSAGLSRGARAGVLAAFACTLGVVPHLLAALTGLAALLQASAAAFEVVRYLGVAYLLYLGWSTARDRSAFAATTAAPPRSAARVIVSGVLVNLLNPKPTLFFVAFLPQFVDTTAPGSTRSMLACGAVFMLLTFLVFSGYGIFAARLRERVLTRPRVTDWLRRSVAGTFVALGVTLALTER, encoded by the coding sequence GTGACGATCCCGTTCCTGGTCACCACGCTGATCGTGGTGGTCACCCCGGGCACCGGGGTGTTCTTCACCCTCTCCGCCGGGCTGTCCCGGGGCGCCCGAGCCGGCGTGCTGGCCGCGTTCGCCTGCACCCTGGGGGTGGTGCCGCACCTGCTGGCGGCGTTGACCGGGCTGGCCGCGCTGTTGCAGGCGAGCGCGGCGGCGTTCGAGGTGGTCCGGTACCTCGGCGTCGCGTACCTGCTCTACCTGGGCTGGTCGACCGCGCGGGACCGCAGCGCCTTCGCGGCGACCACCGCCGCGCCACCCCGCTCGGCGGCCCGGGTGATCGTCTCCGGGGTGCTGGTCAACCTGCTCAACCCGAAGCCGACGCTGTTCTTCGTCGCGTTCCTGCCGCAGTTCGTGGACACCACCGCCCCGGGCTCGACCCGATCGATGCTCGCCTGCGGCGCGGTGTTCATGCTGCTCACCTTCCTGGTGTTCAGCGGCTACGGCATCTTCGCGGCACGCCTCCGCGAGCGGGTGCTGACCCGGCCGCGGGTCACCGACTGGCTGCGCCGGTCCGTCGCTGGCACGTTCGTCGCGCTCGGCGTGACGCTCGCCCTCACCGAACGATAG
- a CDS encoding PLP-dependent aminotransferase family protein, which yields MSRAKPRAPERSITAGSDYLHLTITDAPPGGRADWLAGRLRQAIADGRVPVGGRLPATRVLAADLGVSRGVVTEAYQRLTEEGHVTGRGRAGTVVVAAPPAPAPPSPAPTAASAPAALFPPAPGSDIFDAVRAASATIDLTPGVPDLAAFPRADWLRAERTVLRHLAAADLGYGDPCGTPALRRAVAAWLARSRGVAVDPVEVIIVAGVSQALGLLAQALGPAGIGRIAVEDPGSLGVRQHLNNWGVDTPPIAVDGAGLRVDELAASGAPAVMLTPAHQFPTGVVLDGDRRRQLVDWARSGGLIIEDDYDAEHRYDRPPVPALRGLLPEQVCYAGSVSKLLAPALRVGWLLVPARHREAVVAAKRNADLGNAVLPQLVLAELMTSGALERQLRLLRRRHIRRRDAMIAALTRHLPGATVHGAAAGLHLMITLDSELADTELAAATLARGVKVQPLSWHCQRPHRPGLVLGYAANTASDIEEGVATIATALRQLRRRNG from the coding sequence GTGAGCAGGGCCAAACCGAGAGCACCCGAGAGGTCCATAACGGCCGGCTCGGACTACCTGCACCTGACCATCACCGACGCTCCGCCGGGTGGGCGGGCCGACTGGCTGGCCGGCCGGCTGCGCCAGGCCATCGCCGACGGGCGGGTGCCGGTCGGCGGGCGGCTGCCGGCCACCCGGGTGCTCGCCGCCGACCTCGGTGTCTCCCGGGGCGTGGTCACCGAGGCGTACCAGCGGCTGACCGAGGAGGGGCATGTCACCGGTCGGGGCCGCGCCGGCACGGTGGTCGTCGCCGCCCCGCCCGCGCCCGCCCCGCCGTCGCCCGCCCCGACCGCCGCGTCGGCGCCGGCCGCGCTCTTCCCTCCCGCTCCGGGCAGCGACATCTTCGACGCGGTACGCGCGGCGAGCGCGACCATCGACCTGACGCCCGGCGTACCCGATCTGGCCGCTTTTCCGCGCGCGGACTGGCTGCGCGCCGAACGGACCGTGCTGCGCCACCTCGCCGCCGCCGACCTGGGCTACGGCGACCCGTGCGGCACGCCCGCGCTGCGTCGGGCCGTGGCCGCCTGGCTCGCCCGCAGCCGGGGCGTCGCCGTCGACCCCGTCGAGGTGATCATCGTGGCGGGCGTGTCCCAGGCGCTCGGGCTGCTCGCCCAGGCGCTCGGCCCGGCCGGCATCGGCCGCATCGCGGTCGAGGACCCCGGCTCGTTGGGCGTACGGCAGCACCTGAACAACTGGGGGGTCGACACCCCGCCGATCGCGGTGGACGGCGCGGGGCTGCGCGTCGACGAGTTGGCCGCCAGCGGCGCGCCCGCCGTGATGCTCACCCCCGCGCACCAGTTCCCGACCGGCGTGGTGCTCGACGGCGACCGCCGCCGCCAGCTCGTCGACTGGGCCCGGTCCGGCGGTCTGATCATCGAGGACGACTACGACGCCGAGCACCGCTACGACCGGCCCCCGGTGCCGGCGCTGCGCGGCCTGCTGCCCGAGCAGGTCTGCTACGCCGGCAGCGTGTCCAAGCTGCTCGCCCCGGCGCTGCGGGTCGGCTGGCTGCTCGTGCCGGCCCGCCACCGGGAGGCGGTGGTGGCCGCCAAGCGCAACGCCGACCTGGGCAACGCGGTGCTACCGCAACTGGTGCTGGCGGAGCTGATGACCTCCGGCGCGTTGGAGCGACAACTGCGGCTGCTGCGCCGCCGACACATCCGCCGCCGGGACGCGATGATCGCCGCGCTGACCCGGCACCTGCCCGGCGCGACCGTGCATGGCGCGGCGGCCGGGCTGCACCTGATGATCACACTGGACTCCGAGCTGGCCGACACCGAGCTGGCGGCGGCGACGTTGGCCCGCGGGGTGAAGGTGCAGCCGCTGTCCTGGCACTGCCAGCGGCCACACCGGCCAGGTCTGGTGCTCGGCTACGCGGCGAACACCGCATCGGACATCGAAGAGGGTGTCGCGACGATCGCCACCGCGCTCCGCCAGCTCCGCCGCCGGAACGGCTGA
- a CDS encoding DUF6297 family protein → MTAPPATVADAPAGVPTARQVRTRLRQARRRHHDHSLGDVLGDAYVMVLFVGMYGWFAISASRDMLNSPTVGRADPGVRWWLAVAALLAGAGLAWRGLRALGPLLVTPATQSWVTSAPVDRRTWLTPRLGVLLTAAAAGTALLGVAVAALGGVSDPTALGWAAAAGAGWGAAALALSVVAQSSRAGRRWPAVAGAVPLLAAAIITGLVVLVGRLGDGLPRPAATPTAALVAVAVPLAVVATVLAVRALPRVDRATLTTGAQFANAAATATILLDPSLLTGLVESRRWRRIGRVRSSRFLPGPGWWALLQADVRRLRRHPSALLIWAALIGVQYATALALPGLAGAAQVVFGYLAADRLTGGLRSVSRSPGLRRALGGSDAALRGIHVVVPAVGAGLWWLLTLSTVDGGPAWLAPTLALGVVAAAWRSATRPAIDYGGATVNTPFGMIPVDLLRQGARGPALLAVLVLVRLLVG, encoded by the coding sequence GTGACCGCCCCGCCGGCAACCGTCGCCGACGCGCCGGCCGGGGTGCCCACCGCCCGGCAGGTGCGTACGCGCCTGCGCCAGGCCCGCCGCCGGCATCACGACCACTCCCTGGGCGACGTGCTGGGCGACGCGTACGTCATGGTCCTCTTCGTGGGCATGTACGGCTGGTTCGCGATCAGCGCCAGCCGCGACATGCTGAACTCCCCCACCGTCGGCCGGGCCGATCCGGGGGTGCGCTGGTGGCTGGCGGTCGCCGCGCTGCTGGCCGGCGCCGGGCTCGCCTGGCGCGGCCTGCGGGCGCTCGGTCCGCTGCTGGTCACCCCGGCGACCCAGAGCTGGGTGACCAGCGCGCCGGTCGACCGGCGGACCTGGCTGACGCCACGCCTCGGCGTCCTGCTGACGGCCGCGGCGGCCGGCACCGCGCTGCTCGGGGTGGCCGTGGCGGCGCTCGGCGGCGTCAGCGACCCGACCGCGCTGGGCTGGGCGGCGGCGGCCGGCGCGGGGTGGGGAGCGGCCGCGCTGGCGCTGAGCGTCGTCGCCCAGAGCAGCCGGGCGGGCCGGCGGTGGCCGGCCGTGGCGGGGGCGGTGCCGCTGCTGGCGGCCGCCATCATCACGGGGCTGGTGGTGCTCGTCGGTCGTCTCGGCGACGGACTGCCCCGGCCGGCGGCGACACCGACCGCCGCCCTGGTGGCCGTCGCGGTGCCTCTCGCGGTCGTCGCCACCGTCCTCGCGGTCCGCGCGCTGCCCCGGGTGGACCGGGCCACCCTGACCACCGGCGCGCAGTTCGCCAACGCCGCCGCCACGGCCACGATCCTGCTCGACCCGAGCCTGCTCACCGGCTTGGTGGAGAGCCGGCGCTGGCGCCGCATCGGCCGGGTGCGCAGCAGCCGGTTCCTGCCCGGCCCCGGCTGGTGGGCGCTGCTCCAGGCCGACGTGCGCCGGCTCCGCCGCCACCCCAGCGCCCTGCTGATCTGGGCGGCGCTGATCGGAGTCCAGTACGCCACGGCGCTCGCCCTGCCCGGGCTGGCCGGTGCCGCGCAGGTGGTGTTCGGCTACCTCGCCGCCGACCGGTTGACCGGTGGCCTGCGGTCGGTCAGCCGGTCGCCCGGGTTGCGCCGGGCGCTCGGTGGCAGTGACGCGGCGCTGCGCGGGATCCACGTGGTCGTGCCGGCAGTCGGCGCGGGCCTGTGGTGGCTGCTGACCCTGTCGACCGTCGACGGCGGGCCGGCGTGGCTCGCGCCGACGCTGGCGCTCGGAGTGGTGGCCGCCGCCTGGCGGTCCGCCACCCGACCGGCGATCGACTACGGCGGGGCGACGGTGAACACGCCGTTCGGGATGATCCCGGTCGACCTGCTGCGCCAGGGCGCGCGGGGGCCGGCGCTGCTCGCCGTGCTGGTCCTGGTCCGCCTGCTCGTGGGCTGA
- the ccmA gene encoding heme ABC exporter ATP-binding protein CcmA translates to MTVDALSVRGLSRNFGNLVVLDDVSFTLQAGRIAVVLGPNGSGKTTLLRCVVGADRPDAGEVRVQGRRADETDPQVRALMAAALDDIDFFPDLSVVEHLELVAYAHGGNAEPVEEVLAELGLEPARDQLPVTLSSGQRRRLALASCFVRPRRVLILDEPEQRLDVRGRQWLADRLRREREAGTAVLLASHDPELIDAVVDERIEIGR, encoded by the coding sequence GTGACCGTGGATGCGCTCTCGGTGCGGGGACTTAGCCGCAACTTCGGCAACCTGGTCGTGCTCGACGACGTGAGCTTCACGCTCCAGGCGGGCCGGATCGCGGTGGTGCTGGGCCCCAACGGCAGCGGCAAGACCACCCTCCTGCGCTGCGTGGTCGGCGCCGACCGGCCGGACGCGGGCGAGGTGCGGGTGCAGGGGCGCCGGGCCGACGAGACCGATCCCCAGGTCCGGGCGCTGATGGCGGCCGCCCTGGACGACATCGACTTCTTTCCCGACCTGTCCGTGGTCGAGCACCTGGAGCTGGTCGCGTACGCGCACGGCGGCAACGCCGAGCCGGTCGAGGAGGTGCTCGCCGAGCTGGGCCTGGAACCGGCCCGCGACCAACTGCCGGTGACCCTGTCCAGCGGGCAGCGCCGCCGGCTGGCGCTGGCGTCCTGCTTCGTCCGCCCGCGCCGGGTGCTGATCCTGGACGAGCCGGAGCAGCGGCTGGACGTACGCGGCCGGCAGTGGTTGGCCGACCGGCTGCGTCGGGAGCGGGAGGCGGGCACCGCCGTGCTGCTGGCCTCGCACGACCCGGAGCTGATCGACGCGGTGGTCGACGAGCGCATCGAGATCGGCCGGTGA
- a CDS encoding tetratricopeptide repeat protein, with product MTGPTGSGRGPRWPVLIAVGTLVSGVLGNLASNMLSELAASVLGPASIALVVSGAIGFVVFEMRRRRAGREVSPEPTEVVAAPATGAPTLPYPAGFTGRDEHVEAVLALLTREHAVAVLGRRAVGTSACAVQAANLCREDFPDGQYYLDLRRGGRPRSARQVLTALAGVLGTAPPISGRPDALAVAADALRGQLDGRKILLVLDNVDRPEQVRPLLPPTARTCRLLLAGGPALSGLEGVVAHWIAEPGPAEAVELFAAAGGAAPAARARRADPRTDPAVGEIVELCGRQPRTVRALGYRTAQHGWRHADVLDALRRAVQTPPHQRVTVSPAARLVTERDTAYRALTREARRLYRLMSLAPAPVDRPAIAALAGRHPERVTALLDQLAAAAFVVGAPGDRYEIRPLLAGNARLHLRDADPARARVAAQARLTRHLARRAERHAANLAVLGSPPDREWSLPLDDDPYGWFDLHQELLLAVVRVPAGAAETLPRRVRRWWFRLAVALCGWLAHVERLDEWEQVCRTVLATPTADDRPEIAGWAHNELGVLRRRRHDPQGAAAALTLAVAERGRRGTAQARMNLGLALLDLGQLDDAVEHLELSRRHRSGADRAGHALTDLGLGAAQLARGELDTAHHHLVRAANTFRSVGDARGYAAALTNLVLVHAALGEHLDAAQAWRAALREYESVSDPTSRAAALLNAGATLLAAAPGQARAAYELLAEGRRLREESRPTAGLARTLLYLGDAAAALGDPAEARRHWADAAAVAEEVGDADGQAAADSRLEDDSDLPAAGR from the coding sequence GTGACCGGCCCCACCGGCAGCGGCCGGGGGCCGCGCTGGCCGGTGCTGATCGCGGTCGGCACGCTGGTCAGCGGGGTGCTCGGCAACCTGGCCAGCAACATGCTCTCCGAGCTGGCGGCCAGCGTGCTCGGGCCGGCCAGCATCGCGCTGGTGGTCAGCGGCGCGATCGGGTTCGTGGTGTTCGAGATGCGCCGGCGCCGTGCCGGTCGGGAGGTGAGCCCGGAGCCCACCGAGGTCGTCGCCGCACCGGCCACCGGTGCGCCGACGCTGCCCTATCCGGCCGGCTTCACCGGCCGCGACGAGCACGTCGAGGCGGTGCTCGCGCTGCTCACCCGGGAGCATGCGGTGGCCGTGCTGGGCCGGCGGGCGGTGGGCACCTCCGCCTGCGCCGTGCAGGCGGCGAACCTGTGCCGGGAGGACTTCCCGGACGGGCAGTACTACCTCGACCTGCGCCGCGGCGGTCGGCCCCGGTCCGCCCGGCAGGTGCTCACCGCGCTGGCCGGGGTGCTGGGCACCGCTCCGCCGATCTCCGGCCGGCCGGACGCCCTCGCGGTCGCCGCCGACGCGCTGCGTGGCCAGCTCGACGGCCGCAAGATCCTGCTGGTGCTGGACAACGTCGACCGACCCGAGCAGGTCCGGCCGCTGCTGCCGCCCACCGCACGGACCTGCCGGCTGCTGCTCGCCGGCGGTCCGGCGCTGAGTGGGCTGGAGGGCGTGGTCGCGCACTGGATCGCCGAGCCGGGCCCGGCCGAGGCGGTCGAGCTGTTCGCCGCCGCCGGGGGGGCCGCCCCGGCCGCGCGGGCCCGCCGCGCCGACCCACGCACCGATCCCGCCGTCGGCGAGATCGTCGAGCTGTGCGGGCGGCAGCCCCGCACCGTCCGGGCGCTCGGCTACCGCACCGCCCAGCACGGCTGGCGGCACGCCGACGTGCTCGACGCGCTGCGCCGCGCGGTGCAGACGCCCCCGCACCAGCGGGTCACCGTCTCGCCGGCGGCCCGGCTGGTCACCGAGCGGGACACCGCGTACCGGGCGTTGACCCGGGAGGCCCGCCGGCTGTACCGGCTGATGTCGCTGGCCCCCGCCCCGGTGGACCGGCCGGCCATCGCCGCGCTGGCCGGCCGGCACCCGGAACGGGTGACCGCGCTGCTCGACCAGTTGGCCGCCGCGGCGTTCGTGGTGGGCGCGCCCGGCGACCGGTACGAGATCCGTCCGCTGCTGGCCGGCAACGCCCGGCTACACCTGCGGGACGCCGATCCGGCCCGGGCCCGGGTCGCCGCGCAGGCCCGGCTGACCCGGCACCTGGCCCGCCGGGCGGAACGGCACGCGGCCAACCTGGCCGTCCTCGGCTCCCCACCGGACCGGGAGTGGTCACTGCCGCTGGACGACGACCCGTACGGCTGGTTCGACCTGCACCAGGAGCTGCTGCTGGCGGTGGTCCGGGTGCCGGCCGGCGCGGCCGAGACGCTGCCCCGCCGGGTGCGCCGGTGGTGGTTCCGGCTGGCCGTGGCGCTGTGCGGATGGCTGGCGCACGTCGAGCGGCTGGACGAGTGGGAGCAGGTCTGCCGCACCGTGCTGGCCACCCCGACCGCCGACGACCGACCGGAGATCGCCGGGTGGGCGCACAACGAGCTGGGCGTGCTGCGCCGGCGCCGGCACGACCCGCAGGGCGCCGCCGCCGCGCTCACCCTCGCGGTGGCCGAGCGCGGCCGGCGGGGCACCGCCCAGGCCCGGATGAACCTCGGGCTGGCCCTGCTCGACCTGGGCCAGCTCGACGACGCGGTGGAGCACCTGGAGCTGTCCCGCCGGCACCGCTCGGGGGCGGACCGGGCCGGGCACGCGCTCACCGACCTGGGCCTCGGCGCGGCGCAGCTGGCCCGGGGGGAGCTGGACACCGCGCACCACCATCTGGTGCGGGCGGCGAACACGTTCCGGTCGGTGGGTGACGCCCGCGGCTACGCGGCGGCGCTGACCAACCTGGTGCTGGTGCACGCCGCCCTCGGCGAGCACCTGGACGCCGCGCAGGCGTGGCGGGCCGCGCTGCGCGAGTACGAGTCGGTCAGCGACCCGACGAGCCGGGCGGCGGCGCTGCTCAACGCCGGGGCGACGCTGCTGGCCGCCGCGCCCGGGCAGGCGCGGGCGGCGTACGAGCTGCTGGCCGAGGGCCGGCGGTTGCGCGAGGAGAGCCGGCCCACCGCGGGGCTGGCGCGCACCCTGCTGTACCTGGGCGATGCCGCCGCCGCGCTGGGCGACCCGGCCGAGGCGCGGCGACACTGGGCGGACGCGGCTGCGGTGGCCGAGGAGGTCGGCGACGCCGACGGGCAGGCCGCCGCGGACAGCCGGCTGGAGGACGACAGCGACCTGCCGGCCGCCGGTCGGTGA
- a CDS encoding ABC transporter permease subunit, with product MSQVRVLGELAVLDDVGPPRRGRAYPAAGATSALLLPAILLLGGLVLWPVLRTVHASVTTDGHWVGAEHFRAALDAPDTGAVVGRTVLWAVLVPAVVTALGYLLAAASRRSQEGGLVRLILLVPVALPLVVTGVTFRLMYDPDPSRGLATLIAARLTGRSAEDAPHLLGPGLVTVALMSAFVWAWVGLAVLVFRAALDAVPPSLADAVRAYGGGRRHVLWDAQWRPLLLRTVAVVFALVAVGTSRTFDLILVMTPGSVRDEAAVLALRVWQTSGGTTTGEGAALGVVWLVAVIGGILVAALFVRQAWPPPRAETPPDPDRVAPPRRVFRLLAAGAAVAWLVPLVVLVATSLHGQVDAAARGWWSAPPGVGSYRDLVTGGELWRTLGFTLLLATVVTATVLVVALLAAYPLAWLTGPAAQATGLLLLAASVVPIQVIAGPVNEVLGLVLSSGTSRGLALVHVALGVPFAVLVLRNAFADLPAEQVRGARLGGRRWWDTLRRLARHNLPAVVAVCVLEFVQVWNDLVVGLLFSGPEATPLGLFLAGQSRGFVSNSGVLAASSVLASVLPVLLVVLARRQLVAGLVSGGVR from the coding sequence ATGAGCCAGGTTCGCGTGCTCGGCGAGCTGGCCGTGCTCGACGACGTGGGGCCGCCCCGGCGCGGCCGGGCCTACCCGGCGGCCGGAGCGACCTCCGCACTGCTGCTGCCGGCGATCCTGCTGCTCGGCGGTCTGGTGCTGTGGCCGGTTCTGCGGACCGTGCACGCCAGCGTCACCACCGACGGTCACTGGGTCGGCGCAGAGCACTTCCGCGCCGCGCTCGACGCGCCGGACACCGGCGCGGTGGTCGGCCGCACGGTCCTCTGGGCGGTGCTGGTGCCGGCGGTGGTGACGGCGCTGGGCTACCTGCTCGCCGCCGCGTCGCGCCGCTCCCAGGAGGGCGGGCTGGTCCGCCTGATCCTGCTGGTGCCGGTGGCGTTGCCGCTGGTCGTCACCGGCGTGACCTTCCGGCTGATGTACGACCCCGACCCGAGCAGGGGCCTGGCCACGCTGATCGCGGCGCGGCTGACCGGCCGGTCCGCCGAGGACGCCCCGCATCTGCTCGGGCCGGGCCTGGTCACGGTGGCGCTGATGTCGGCGTTCGTCTGGGCCTGGGTCGGGCTGGCCGTGCTGGTCTTCCGGGCCGCGTTGGACGCGGTGCCGCCGAGCCTGGCCGACGCGGTACGCGCCTACGGCGGCGGTCGCCGGCACGTGCTGTGGGACGCGCAGTGGCGCCCGTTGCTGCTGCGTACCGTGGCGGTGGTCTTCGCGCTGGTCGCGGTGGGCACCAGCCGCACCTTCGACCTGATCCTGGTGATGACCCCCGGCTCGGTTCGCGACGAGGCCGCCGTGCTCGCGCTGCGGGTCTGGCAGACCTCGGGTGGCACGACCACCGGCGAGGGCGCCGCGCTCGGTGTGGTGTGGCTGGTGGCGGTCATCGGCGGGATCCTCGTGGCGGCGCTGTTCGTGCGGCAGGCGTGGCCGCCACCGCGGGCCGAGACACCACCGGACCCGGACCGGGTGGCGCCGCCCCGGCGGGTGTTCCGGCTGCTCGCGGCGGGTGCCGCGGTGGCCTGGCTGGTGCCGCTGGTGGTGCTGGTCGCCACCTCGCTGCACGGGCAGGTGGACGCTGCGGCGCGCGGCTGGTGGTCGGCCCCGCCGGGGGTCGGCTCCTACCGTGACCTGGTCACCGGCGGCGAGCTGTGGCGGACGCTGGGCTTCACACTGCTGCTGGCCACCGTGGTGACCGCCACGGTGCTGGTGGTCGCGCTGCTGGCCGCGTACCCGCTGGCCTGGTTGACCGGGCCGGCCGCGCAGGCCACCGGGCTGCTGCTGCTGGCCGCCAGCGTCGTGCCGATCCAGGTCATCGCCGGGCCGGTCAACGAGGTGCTGGGCCTGGTGCTCTCCTCCGGGACCTCCCGCGGCCTGGCCCTGGTGCACGTGGCGTTGGGCGTGCCGTTCGCGGTGCTGGTGCTGCGCAACGCGTTCGCCGACCTGCCCGCCGAGCAGGTGCGCGGCGCCCGGCTGGGCGGGCGGCGCTGGTGGGACACGCTGCGCCGGCTGGCCCGGCACAACCTGCCCGCGGTGGTCGCGGTCTGCGTGCTGGAGTTCGTCCAGGTCTGGAACGACCTGGTGGTGGGCCTGCTGTTCAGCGGGCCGGAGGCCACCCCGCTGGGGCTGTTCCTGGCCGGGCAGTCGCGTGGCTTCGTGTCCAACAGCGGCGTGCTGGCCGCCAGCTCGGTGCTCGCCTCGGTGTTGCCGGTGCTGCTGGTGGTGCTCGCCCGGCGGCAGCTCGTCGCCGGGCTGGTCTCCGGTGGCGTCCGGTGA